A window of the Penaeus monodon isolate SGIC_2016 chromosome 38, NSTDA_Pmon_1, whole genome shotgun sequence genome harbors these coding sequences:
- the LOC119596658 gene encoding pro-resilin-like — MNTKVFILLGLAAVVAADSPEIFAYGPPRDSSEESFESFESGEAKYDFSYAVQHEDSGNDFGHEEARDGEHTQGSYYVRLPDTRLQNVKYVVDGDDGYLAEVNYEGEARFPDSYESASFESLEYRPPRPAYTYDSNESK; from the exons ATGAACACTAAA GTCTTCATTCTTCTTGGTCTGGCAGCCGTCGTTGCTGCAGACAGCCCAGAGATTTTCGCTTATGGACCTCCTCGG GATTCTTCCGAAGAGTCATTCGAGTCGTTTGAGTCAGGGGAGGCCAAATACGACTTCAGTTATGCCGTTCAGCACGAAgactccggcaacgacttcggccacgaggaagcccgtgacggtgaacacactcagggatcctactacgtgagGCTTCCCGACACCCGTCTGCAGAACGTCAAGTACGTCGTAGACGGTGACGATGGTTACTTGGCTGAGGTCAACTACGAGGGTGAGGCTCGTTTCCCCGACTCGTATGAATCTGCTTCCTTCGAGTCCCTGGAGTACAGGCCACCAAGGCCAGCCTACACCTATGACTCCAACGAATCCAAGTAA
- the LOC119596519 gene encoding pro-resilin-like gives MNTKVFILLGLAAVVAADNPEIFAYGPPRDSSEESFESFESGEAKYDFSYTVQHEDSGNDFGHEEARDGEHTQGSYYVRLPDTRLQNVKYVVDGDDGYVAEVNYEGEARFPDSYESASFESVSFESLEYRPPRPVYTYDSNESK, from the exons ATGAACACTAAG GTCTTCATCCTTCTTGGTCTGGCAGCCGTCGTTGCTGCAGACAACCCGGAGATTTTCGCTTATGGACCTCCTCGG GATTCTTCCGAAGAGTCATTCGAGTCGTTTGAGTCGGGAGAGGCCAAATACGACTTCAGTTATACCGTTCAGCACGAAgactccggcaacgacttcggccaCGAGGAAGCCCGTGATGGTGAACAtactcagggatcctactacgtgagGCTTCCCGACACCCGTCTGCAGAACGTCAAGTACGTCGTAGACGGTGACGATGGATACGTGGCTGAGGtcaactacgagggcgaggctcgtttCCCCGACTCATATGAGTCTGCTTCCTTCGAGTCTGTTTCCTTCGAGTCCCTGGAGTACAGGCCACCAAGGCCAGTCTACACCTATGACTCCAACGAATCCAAGTAA
- the LOC119596520 gene encoding pro-resilin-like — protein sequence MNTKIFILLGLAAVVAADSREIFSYGPPRDSSEESFESFESGEAKYDFSYAVQHEDSGNDFGHEEARDGEHTQGSYYVRLPDTRLQNVKYFVDGDDGYVAEVNYEGEARFPDSYESASFESREYRPPRPVYTYGSNESK from the exons ATGAACACTAAG ATCTTCATCCTACTCGGTCTGGCAGCTGTTGTTGCTGCCGACAGCCGTGAGATCTTCTCTTACGGACCTCCTCGA GATTCCTCCGAGGAGTCATTTGAGTCGTTCGAGTCAGGAGAAGCCAAGTACGACTTCAGCTATGCCGTTCAGCACGAAGACTCCGGCAACGACTTTGGCCACGAGGAAGCCCGTGACGGTGAACACacccagggatcctactacgtgagGCTTCCCGACACCCGTCTGCAGAATGTCAAGTACTTCGTAGACGGTGACGATGGCTACGTGGCCGAGGTgaactacgagggcgaggctcgtttCCCCGACTCGTATGAATCTGCTTCCTTCGAGTCCAGGGAGTACAGGCCACCAAGGCCAGTCTACACCTATGGCTCTAACGAGTCCAAGTAA
- the LOC119596521 gene encoding pro-resilin-like — MNAKVYILLGLAAFVAADSREIFSYGPPRDSSEESFESFESGEAKYDFSYAVQHEDSGNDFGHEEARDGEHTQGSYYVRLPDTRLQNVKYFVDGDDGYVAEVNYEGEARFPDSYESASFESLEYRPPRPAYTYDSNESK, encoded by the exons ATGAACGCTAAG GTCTACATCCTCCTCGGTCTGGCTGCCTTCGTTGCTGCGGACAGCCGCGAGATCTTCTCATATGGACCTCCTCGA GATTCCTCCGAGGAGTCATTCGAGTCGTTTGAGTCAGGAGAAGCCAAGTACGACTTCAGTTATGCCGTTCAGCACGAAgactccggcaacgacttcggccacgaggaagcccgtgacggtgaacacactcagggatcctactacgtgagGCTTCCCGACACCCGCCTGCAGAACGTCAAGTACTTCGTGGACGGTGACGATGGCTACGTGGCTGAGGTgaactacgagggcgaggctcgtttCCCCGACTCATATGAATCTGCTTCCTTCGAATCCCTGGAGTACAGGCCACCAAGGCCAGCCTACACTTATGACTCCAACGAGTCCAAGTAA
- the LOC119596517 gene encoding pro-resilin-like, with product MNTKVFILLGLAAVVAADSPEIFAYGPPRDSSEESFESFESGEAKYDFSYAVQHEDSGNDFGHEEARDGEHTQGSYYVRLPDTRLQNVKYVVDGDDGYLAEVNYEGEARFPDSYESASFESASFESLEYRPPRPAYTYDSNESK from the exons ATGAACACTAAG GTCTTCATTCTTCTTGGTCTGGCAGCCGTGGTTGCTGCAGACAGCCCAGAAATTTTCGCTTATGGACCTCCTCGG GATTCTTCCGAAGAGTCATTCGAGTCGTTTGAGTCAGGGGAGGCCAAATACGACTTCAGTTATGCCGTTCAGCACGAAgactccggcaacgacttcggccacgaggaagcccgtgacggtgaacacactcagggatcctactacgtgagGCTTCCCGACACCCGTCTGCAGAACGTCAAGTACGTCGTAGACGGTGACGATGGTTACTTGGCCGAGGTgaactacgagggcgaggctcgtttCCCCGACTCGTATGAATCTGCCTCCTTCGAGTCTGCTTCCTTCGAGTCCCTGGAGTACAGGCCACCAAGGCCAGCCTACACCTATGACTCCAACGAATCCAAGTAA
- the LOC119596522 gene encoding pro-resilin-like: MNTKVFILLGLAAVVAADSPEIFAYGPPRDSSEESFESYESGEAKYDFSYAVQHEDSGNDFGHEEARDGEHTQGSYYVRLPDTRLQNVKYFVDGDDGYVAEVNYEGEARFPDSYESASFESLEYRPPRPAYTYDSNESK; encoded by the exons ATGAACACTAAG GTCTTCATCCTTCTTGGTCTGGCAGCCGTCGTTGCTGCAGACAGCCCAGAGATTTTCGCATATGGACCTCCTCGG GATTCTTCCGAAGAGTCATTCGAGTCGTACGAGTCAGGAGAAGCCAAGTACGACTTCAGTTATGCCGTTCAGCACGAAgactccggcaacgacttcggccaCGAGGAAGCCCGTGACGGTGAACACACTCAAGGATCCTACTACGTGAGGCTTCCCGACACCCGTCTGCAGAACGTCAAGTATTTCGTGGACGGTGACGATGGCTATGTGGCTGAGGTgaactacgagggcgaggctcgtttCCCCGACTCGTATGAATCTGCTTCCTTCGAGTCCCTGGAGTACAGGCCACCAAGGCCAGCTTACACCTATGACTCCAACGAGTCCAAGTAA
- the LOC119596518 gene encoding pro-resilin-like — protein sequence MNTKVFILLGLAAVIAADNPEIFAYGPPRDSSEESFESFESGEAKYDFSYAVQHEHSGNDFGHEEARDGEHTQGSYYVRLPDTRLQNVKYVVDGDDGYLAEVNYEGEARFPDSYESASFESASFESLEYRPPRPAYTYDSNESK from the exons ATGAACACTAAG GTATTCATCCTTCTTGGTTTGGCAGCCGTCATTGCGGCAGACAACCCAGAGATTTTCGCTTATGGACCTCCTCGG GATTCTTCCGAAGAGTCATTCGAGTCGTTTGAGTCAGGGGAGGCCAAATACGACTTCAGTTATGCCGTACAGCACGAAcactccggcaacgacttcggccacgaggaagcccgtgacggtgaacacactcagggatcctactacgtgagGCTTCCCGACACCCGTCTACAGAACGTCAAGTACGTCGTAGACGGTGACGATGGTTACTTGGCCGAGGTgaactacgagggcgaggctcgtttCCCCGACTCGTATGAATCTGCCTCCTTCGAGTCTGCTTCCTTCGAGTCCCTGGAGTACAGGCCTCCAAGGCCAGCCTACACCTATGACTCCAACGAATCCAAGTAA
- the LOC119596516 gene encoding pro-resilin-like, translating to MNTKVFILLGLAAVVAADNPEIFAYGPPRDSSEESFESFESGEAKYDFSYAVQHEDSGNDFGHEEARDGEHTQGSYYVRLPDTRLQNVKYVVDGDDGYLAEVNYEGEARFPDSYESASFESASFESLEYRPPRPAYTYDSNESK from the exons ATGAACACTAAG GTATTCATCCTTCTTGGTTTGGCAGCCGTCGTTGCTGCAGACAACCCTGAGATTTTCGCTTATGGACCTCCTCGG GATTCTTCCGAAGAGTCATTCGAGTCGTTTGAGTCAGGAGAGGCCAAATACGACTTCAGTTATGCCGTTCAGCACGAAGACTCAGGCAACGACTTCGGCCACGAGGAAGCCCGTGATGGTGAACAtactcagggatcctactacgtgagGCTTCCCGACACCCGTCTGCAGAACGTCAAGTACGTCGTAGACGGTGACGATGGTTACTTGGCCGAGGTgaactacgagggcgaggctcgtttCCCCGACTCGTATGAATCTGCCTCCTTCGAGTCTGCTTCCTTCGAGTCCCTGGAGTACAGGCCACCAAGGCCAGCCTACACCTATGACTCCAACGAATCCAAGTAA
- the LOC119596839 gene encoding pro-resilin-like has translation MNTKVFILLGLAAVVAADSPEIFAYGPPRDSSEESFESFESGEAKYDFSYAVQHEDSGNDFGHEEARDGEHTQGSYYVRLPDTRLQNVKYVVDGDDGYLAEVNYEGEARFPDSYESASFESLEYRPPRPAYTYDSNESK, from the exons ATGAACACTAAG GTCTTCATTCTTCTTGGTCTGGCAGCCGTGGTTGCTGCAGACAGCCCAGAAATTTTCGCTTATGGACCTCCTCGG GATTCTTCCGAAGAGTCATTCGAGTCGTTTGAGTCAGGGGAGGCCAAATACGACTTCAGTTATGCCGTTCAGCACGAAgactccggcaacgacttcggccacgaggaagcccgtgacggtgaacacactcagggatcctactacgtgagGCTTCCCGACACCCGTCTGCAGAACGTCAAGTACGTCGTAGACGGTGACGATGGTTACTTGGCCGAGGtcaactacgagggcgaggctcgtttCCCCGACTCGTATGAGTCTGCTTCCTTTGAGTCCCTGGAGTACAGGCCACCAAGGCCAGCCTACACCTATGACTCCAACGAATCCAAGTAA